A single Triticum dicoccoides isolate Atlit2015 ecotype Zavitan chromosome 2A, WEW_v2.0, whole genome shotgun sequence DNA region contains:
- the LOC119357157 gene encoding acyl-CoA-binding domain-containing protein 4-like, which yields MGGDWQELARSAVIGLIFAFLVAKLISVVLAFKEDNLRITRSAPDPAPSSSPDAAAPALDGGDGDGDSDSDGDWEGVESTELDEDFSAASAFVATSAAGVPEEAQLRLYGLYKIATEGPCTAPQPSALKLKARAKWNAWNKLGAMPTEEAMEEYITIVDEIFPNWSDGSKKKDGETTMSASGSKGPMGPVFSSLMYEEDQGNESELGDIHVSAREGAIDDVKKHLSAGVQINIRDSEERTPLHWAVDRGHLDAVEVLVNSNADVNAQDNEGQTALHYAVLCEREDIAELLVKHHADLQIKDGDGNTAQDLCSSAWPFMKPAN from the exons ATGGGCGGCGACTGGCAGGAGCTGGCTCGGTCGGCGGTCATCGGGCTCATCTTCGCCTTCCTCGTCGCCAAGCTCATCTCCGTCGTCCTCGCCTTCAAGGAGGACAACCTCCGGATCACCCGCTCCGCCCCCgaccccgccccctcctcctccccggacgccgccgcccccgcgctcgacggcggcgacggagacggcgaCAGCGACAGCGACGGCGACTGGGAGGGCGTGGAGAGCACGGAGCTCGACGAGGACTTCAGCGCCGCCTCCGCCTTcgtcgccacctccgccgccggcgTCCCCGAGGAGGCGCAGCTCCGCCTCTATGGCCTCTACAAGATCGCCACCGAGGGGCCCTGCACCGCGCCGCAGCCCTCCGCCCTCAAGCTCAAGGCCCGCGCCAAGTG GAATGCTTGGAATAAATTGGGTGCTATGCCAACAGAAGAAGCTATGGAGGAGTACATAACAATTGTTGATGAGATATTCCCTAACTGGTCTGATGGCTCA AAAAAGAAAGATGGGGAAACCACAATGTCTGCATCAGGTTCGAAGGGACCAATGGGACCTGTATTTAGCAGTTTAATGTACGAGGAAGATCAAGGAAATGAATC AGAACTTGGTGACATCCATGTTTCTGCAAGGGAAGGTGCAATTGATGACGTTAAAAAGCATCTGTCTGCAGGTGTACAAATCAACATAAGAG ATAGCGAAGAGAGAACTCCGTTGCACTGGGCTGTGGACCGGGGTCATCTAGATGCTGTCGAGGTTCTTGTCAACTCAAATGCAGACGTGAATGCTCAG GACAACGAAGGGCAGACCGCGCTCCACTACGCCGTCCTCTGCGAGAGGGAGGACATCGCCGAACTGCTCGTCAAGCACCACGCCGATCTCCAGATCAAGGACGGCGATGGGAACACCGCCCAGGACTTGTGCTCCTCGGCCTGGCCTTTCATGAAGCCGGCAAACTGA